One part of the Nostoc sp. PCC 7120 = FACHB-418 genome encodes these proteins:
- a CDS encoding glycosyltransferase, with protein MKILFLDQSGKPGGAELCLIDIAKPYRDRALVGLFADGAFKTLLEQHHIPVEVFTNQPIQVRKQSNLLQAFGSLGQLAPLVAKVVQTAHEYDLIYANTQKALVVGAIASFIARRPLVYHLHDILSPEHFSQTNLRVAVNLANRFASLVIANSQASQTAFIQAGGRAELTKVIYNGFDINLYKTSPSDISKLRQQLGVANNFVVGHFSRLSPWKGQHILIDALAQCPPQVTAILVGDALFGEQDYVKELHQQITRLGLENRVKFLGFRADIPQLMAACDLVAHTSTAPEPFGRVIVEAMLCGKPVVAAKAGGAMELVEHGVNGFLTTPGESQELANIINTCIEDTQKTATIASNAQAIASQRFDVVTINQQIAETLSSLGFTR; from the coding sequence AACCAGGTGGTGCAGAATTGTGTTTAATTGATATTGCTAAACCTTACCGCGATCGCGCTTTGGTGGGATTATTTGCAGATGGCGCATTTAAAACTTTACTAGAGCAACATCACATCCCTGTTGAAGTATTCACCAATCAGCCAATTCAAGTCCGTAAGCAAAGTAATTTATTGCAAGCATTTGGCAGTTTGGGACAGCTTGCGCCTCTGGTGGCTAAAGTCGTGCAGACAGCGCATGAATATGATTTAATATACGCCAATACGCAAAAAGCGTTAGTTGTGGGTGCGATCGCTAGCTTTATCGCTCGTCGTCCTTTGGTTTATCATTTACATGATATTCTTTCCCCGGAACACTTTAGCCAAACCAACCTGCGGGTTGCAGTTAACTTAGCTAATCGTTTCGCCTCATTGGTAATCGCCAATTCCCAAGCCAGTCAAACAGCGTTTATCCAAGCTGGAGGACGCGCAGAGCTAACAAAAGTCATCTACAACGGTTTTGACATAAATCTATATAAAACTTCTCCATCAGATATTAGTAAATTACGACAACAGTTAGGCGTAGCAAATAATTTTGTAGTTGGACATTTCAGCCGTCTTTCACCTTGGAAGGGACAACATATTCTGATTGATGCACTAGCTCAATGTCCGCCACAAGTGACAGCAATTTTGGTAGGTGATGCCCTATTTGGTGAGCAAGACTATGTTAAAGAGCTACATCAACAAATTACCAGATTAGGGTTAGAAAACCGCGTTAAATTTTTAGGTTTTCGGGCTGATATTCCCCAATTAATGGCGGCTTGTGATTTAGTTGCTCACACATCCACCGCCCCAGAACCCTTTGGTAGAGTGATTGTTGAAGCCATGCTTTGTGGTAAACCTGTAGTCGCCGCCAAAGCCGGTGGTGCAATGGAATTAGTCGAACATGGGGTTAATGGGTTCTTAACTACCCCAGGAGAATCCCAGGAACTAGCCAATATTATTAATACTTGTATTGAAGACACCCAAAAGACTGCAACTATAGCGAGTAATGCCCAGGCTATTGCTAGTCAACGTTTTGATGTGGTAACAATCAATCAACAAATTGCCGAAACTTTATCATCTTTAGGATTTACGCGCTGA
- a CDS encoding Eco57I restriction-modification methylase domain-containing protein has protein sequence MVGQFNSLLGHISLIDPGAGVGSLTAAFVERLLANSHEVKSCFITVYEVEPIFILPLKQCLIDCCTALENKGIAANYCLYEKNFIDANSEINLPLLSTSAINFTHAIINPLYKKINNKSIEKKIISQMGIETVNLYSAFVWLTILRLVEDGEIVAITPRSFCNGSYFRHFRKSFLEQMKLEKNPNFHKSFRSFSGI, from the coding sequence ATGGTGGGACAATTTAATAGTCTATTGGGTCATATTAGTCTTATAGATCCTGGTGCTGGGGTTGGATCATTAACTGCTGCCTTTGTGGAGCGACTGTTGGCAAATTCTCATGAGGTTAAGAGTTGCTTTATTACAGTATATGAAGTTGAACCCATATTTATATTACCTCTAAAGCAATGCCTTATAGATTGTTGCACCGCTTTAGAAAATAAAGGAATTGCCGCTAATTATTGTTTGTATGAAAAAAACTTCATTGATGCTAATAGTGAAATAAATTTACCCCTATTATCAACATCTGCCATCAATTTTACCCATGCAATTATCAATCCGCTATACAAGAAGATAAATAACAAATCAATTGAAAAGAAAATAATTTCTCAAATGGGAATTGAGACTGTAAATCTATATAGTGCATTTGTTTGGCTGACTATTTTACGACTAGTTGAGGATGGAGAGATAGTTGCAATTACTCCCAGAAGTTTCTGTAATGGGAGTTATTTTAGACATTTCCGTAAATCTTTTTTAGAACAGATGAAGCTGGAAAAAAATCCAAATTTTCACAAGTCGTTCAGAAGCTTTTCCGGAATATGA
- a CDS encoding BsuBI/PstI family type II restriction endonuclease has protein sequence MEAQSDGILELRNIPYNEVVNENDSDSYIHIITNSLEDSLRVQMDQFSSTLDELGLAVSTGPVVDFRLKSALRNYVNEETVPLLYPEAIKTGKVLFPPKKPRKSIAIVQNQETDKWLIPSGWYVLTKRFSAKEEKRRVVAAVCSPVDAPVLGIENHLNYYHSQGEGMNPDLARGLAAFLSSTLLDSYFRLFSGHTQVNATDLRRIKYPCKDDLIKLGSQIGDSCLDQAQLDTVVHKTLSIMSEAIKAVLAAKRIEEALAILKDISAPKEQQNERSALFLLALADIRPEIPWTQATSPRRRITEMMDWFRDHYGKQYAPNTRETVRRQTMHQFVQMGIVVENPDQPDRPINSPKWCYQLHQQFVTLLKSYGSEQWEETRRNYVISVKNLLQDRNRNIPMIPVSLPNGQAIQLSSGGQNILIKEILENFCPRFTPEGLVLFVGDAGNKFIVNETQKFREIGIELDPHGKMPDIVVYYERQEWLVLIEAVTSHGPVNLKRRNELKRLFQSSRQGLVFVTAFPSRKEMTRYLAEISWETEVWVAAQPDHMIHFNGERFLGPYEDRENRF, from the coding sequence TTGGAAGCCCAATCAGATGGGATTTTAGAATTAAGAAATATTCCCTACAACGAAGTTGTGAATGAGAATGATTCAGACAGTTATATTCATATTATTACAAACTCTCTAGAAGATTCATTGCGAGTGCAAATGGATCAATTCTCATCTACCTTAGATGAACTTGGGTTAGCAGTGTCAACGGGGCCAGTTGTAGATTTTCGCCTCAAATCAGCTTTGAGAAATTATGTGAATGAGGAAACTGTTCCATTACTTTACCCAGAAGCAATAAAAACAGGGAAAGTTTTATTTCCGCCAAAAAAGCCGCGTAAGTCCATCGCCATTGTACAAAATCAAGAAACAGACAAATGGCTAATTCCATCAGGTTGGTATGTTTTGACGAAGCGATTTTCTGCTAAAGAAGAAAAACGGCGGGTTGTTGCTGCTGTATGTTCTCCTGTAGATGCACCAGTGTTGGGCATAGAAAATCACCTCAACTACTACCATTCTCAAGGTGAGGGAATGAATCCCGACCTGGCACGAGGTTTAGCAGCATTTCTCAGTTCAACTTTATTGGATAGTTACTTCCGCCTATTCAGTGGACATACACAAGTAAATGCAACGGATTTGCGTAGAATTAAGTATCCTTGCAAAGATGATTTAATCAAGCTAGGTAGTCAAATTGGTGATTCTTGCCTTGATCAGGCTCAACTTGATACGGTTGTACATAAAACTCTATCGATTATGAGCGAGGCAATAAAGGCAGTTCTGGCTGCTAAACGAATTGAGGAGGCGTTGGCAATTCTTAAAGATATTTCTGCTCCCAAAGAGCAACAGAACGAGCGTTCAGCACTTTTCTTACTTGCATTGGCAGATATTCGTCCGGAAATTCCTTGGACTCAAGCTACATCACCAAGACGCAGAATTACAGAAATGATGGATTGGTTTCGTGATCACTATGGTAAACAATACGCACCGAATACACGCGAAACAGTCAGACGGCAGACGATGCACCAGTTTGTGCAGATGGGGATAGTTGTTGAGAATCCAGATCAACCAGATCGACCGATTAACAGTCCCAAATGGTGTTATCAACTTCATCAACAATTTGTGACACTGCTTAAATCATACGGTTCCGAGCAGTGGGAAGAGACTCGTCGTAATTATGTTATTTCAGTTAAAAACTTATTGCAGGACAGAAATCGAAATATCCCGATGATTCCCGTAAGTTTGCCTAACGGTCAAGCAATTCAACTATCATCAGGTGGACAAAATATATTGATTAAAGAAATTCTGGAAAACTTTTGTCCCAGATTTACACCTGAAGGTTTAGTTCTGTTTGTAGGTGATGCTGGAAATAAGTTTATTGTTAATGAGACTCAGAAGTTTCGAGAAATTGGGATCGAGTTAGATCCTCACGGTAAGATGCCAGACATTGTGGTTTACTACGAACGGCAAGAGTGGCTTGTCTTGATAGAAGCGGTGACTAGTCATGGTCCGGTCAATCTAAAACGTCGCAACGAATTAAAGCGGCTCTTTCAATCTAGCCGTCAGGGGTTAGTTTTCGTTACTGCTTTCCCCAGTCGCAAGGAAATGACTCGCTATCTTGCTGAAATCTCTTGGGAGACAGAAGTTTGGGTAGCAGCTCAACCTGATCACATGATTCATTTCAATGGAGAAAGATTTCTGGGACCCTATGAAGACCGAGAAAATAGGTTTTGA
- a CDS encoding M15 family metallopeptidase translates to MNKAGFSGEPRDPFDELSDDIPVALRDTPGITPKQRLQRLIFVTGGVGAFVILAIVSGFVFFITTPKKTTESQPSPAIADATPMPTASNPADLQAILGHLAYPEAPESELVPISRDGRIRMRRNAAQRFQEMAQAARTAGVILMPISGFRSVKEQEQLFFAIGAQRNQTPAQRAALSAPPGHSEHHTGYAVDIGDGAAPTTNLQAIFENTRAFKWLEANAARFGFEMSFPMDNSQGVSYEPWHWRFVGDRDSLETFYKARNLKPVKTPQ, encoded by the coding sequence GTGAATAAAGCTGGGTTTTCTGGAGAGCCACGCGATCCATTTGATGAACTTAGTGATGATATCCCAGTAGCCTTACGCGACACTCCTGGTATCACACCTAAACAACGCTTACAACGCCTGATTTTCGTGACGGGTGGAGTAGGTGCGTTTGTGATACTGGCGATTGTTAGTGGGTTTGTTTTTTTTATCACCACGCCTAAAAAAACTACTGAGTCCCAGCCTTCACCAGCTATTGCTGATGCTACACCAATGCCTACAGCCAGCAACCCGGCTGATCTGCAAGCTATACTAGGTCATTTGGCTTACCCAGAGGCTCCAGAGTCAGAATTAGTGCCAATCAGTAGGGATGGACGCATCCGAATGCGTAGAAATGCGGCTCAACGGTTCCAAGAAATGGCACAGGCGGCGCGGACTGCGGGTGTCATCTTAATGCCTATTTCCGGCTTTCGTTCTGTAAAAGAGCAAGAGCAATTATTTTTTGCTATTGGCGCTCAACGTAATCAAACCCCAGCCCAAAGAGCAGCCCTCAGCGCTCCCCCTGGTCATAGTGAACACCACACAGGTTACGCGGTGGATATTGGGGATGGCGCAGCACCGACAACTAATTTGCAAGCTATTTTTGAAAATACCAGAGCTTTTAAATGGCTAGAGGCGAATGCAGCTCGCTTTGGTTTTGAGATGTCTTTCCCCATGGATAATTCTCAAGGAGTGAGTTATGAACCTTGGCACTGGCGTTTTGTAGGCGATCGCGATAGCCTAGAAACGTTTTATAAAGCGAGAAATTTAAAACCTGTTAAAACACCACAATAA
- a CDS encoding AEC family transporter, producing the protein MINLLELYVKLVSLVLVGFILGRKLPSTVPTRLGQFLFCVGVPISIVSFLRQTDLSGQIWIAPAIAYLAILLGAFFAWLGIKGQTYFGNTKPEKPTQGSLLLAAMIGNTGYLGFPITLAMVGKEYFAWALFYDLLGSFPGAYALGVALGAHFGTNLQNHSQLTQVIRAIFVNPALWSFGFGLLFRQIAIPEIWEYGLDKFAWSMVALSLVLIGMRLSKLNSLDNLPQVGISLGIKMLIVPLILSCTLPFFGLTGPAAKVIILQTAMPPAFACLVIAETFNLDHNLAVTTIAIGSVLLLLTLPMWLWLF; encoded by the coding sequence TTGATAAATCTCCTAGAACTATACGTCAAACTTGTCAGCTTAGTCTTAGTAGGTTTTATTCTGGGACGCAAGCTACCTAGTACAGTTCCTACCCGTCTGGGTCAGTTTCTTTTCTGTGTGGGAGTACCGATAAGTATAGTATCTTTTCTCCGACAAACTGACTTATCTGGACAAATCTGGATTGCTCCTGCGATCGCATACTTGGCTATTCTACTAGGCGCGTTCTTTGCTTGGCTAGGAATCAAAGGACAGACATACTTCGGTAATACAAAACCTGAAAAACCCACCCAGGGAAGCTTGTTGCTAGCAGCCATGATAGGTAATACAGGTTACTTAGGCTTTCCCATTACCTTGGCAATGGTAGGCAAAGAATACTTTGCTTGGGCATTATTTTACGATTTGCTGGGGTCTTTTCCTGGTGCTTATGCGTTGGGCGTAGCATTAGGCGCTCATTTCGGCACTAACTTACAAAATCACAGCCAACTTACGCAAGTCATAAGAGCGATTTTCGTTAATCCGGCTCTATGGAGTTTCGGATTTGGCTTACTATTTCGCCAAATAGCAATTCCTGAGATTTGGGAATATGGCTTAGATAAATTTGCCTGGAGTATGGTGGCTTTATCTCTAGTATTAATTGGAATGCGCTTAAGCAAACTAAATTCCTTAGATAACCTACCACAGGTAGGCATCAGCTTAGGAATCAAAATGCTCATAGTTCCCCTCATTTTAAGCTGCACCTTACCGTTTTTTGGATTAACCGGGCCAGCTGCCAAAGTTATTATCCTGCAAACGGCCATGCCCCCAGCCTTTGCCTGTCTAGTCATCGCCGAAACCTTCAATTTAGACCACAACCTCGCAGTCACAACAATAGCTATAGGATCTGTGTTACTACTCTTAACACTCCCCATGTGGCTATGGTTGTTTTGA
- a CDS encoding phosphoribosyltransferase, producing the protein MPDLYVSWSEYHYKIEQLAAHIYQSGWKFNQIVCLARGGLRVGDIISRIYDKPLAILATSSYSGAGKQERGYLNVSRHLTMTTESLGSRILLVDDLVDSGITLKETIPWLKQYSDSPIEEIRTAVVWYKACSEIKPNYYVDYLPDNPWIHQPFEHYEHTNPADLAAKLGQYC; encoded by the coding sequence ATGCCAGACCTTTACGTTTCTTGGTCAGAGTATCACTATAAAATTGAGCAACTGGCTGCTCATATTTATCAATCTGGCTGGAAGTTCAATCAAATTGTCTGTTTAGCCAGGGGTGGACTACGAGTGGGAGACATAATTTCCCGTATCTATGACAAACCCTTAGCAATTTTAGCCACATCTTCCTACAGTGGCGCAGGTAAGCAAGAAAGAGGTTATTTAAATGTTTCTCGTCATCTAACAATGACCACTGAAAGTTTAGGTTCACGTATTCTCCTAGTCGATGACTTAGTAGACTCTGGAATCACACTCAAAGAAACCATACCGTGGCTAAAACAATATAGTGATTCCCCAATTGAGGAAATCCGCACGGCTGTAGTTTGGTATAAAGCTTGTTCAGAGATTAAACCCAATTACTACGTCGATTATTTGCCAGATAATCCTTGGATTCATCAGCCCTTTGAACATTATGAGCATACCAATCCCGCAGATTTGGCGGCTAAGTTAGGTCAGTATTGTTGA
- a CDS encoding MFS transporter codes for MNDSAADGYAQKPKNSQKLDLKTKLAYGAGDLGPAITANISIFFLLIFFTNVAGIPAGLAGSVLMIGKIWDAVNDPFVGVLTDKTKSRRWGRRLPWMLYGAIPFGIFFFLQWIVPRFSSDQGSNVWALFWYYVVIGLISQVFYTVVNLPYTALTPELTQDYDERTSLNSFRFAFSIGGSILSLILSKVVLSLISDRQQQYIVLAAICTVISVISLYWCVFGVRERVLAFEAKRIQVEESDSIPFFEQLKIVFSNRPFLFVIGIYLFSWLGVQITASIIPYFVINCMSLPESDVPTTMIAVQGTALLMLFVWTALSKKIGKKLVYFLGMSSWIIAAAGLFFLQPGQIGLMYVMAIMAGVGVSTAYLVPWSMIPDVIELDELQTGQRREGIFYGFMVLLQKFGLAFGLFLVGNALQASGFKEAVAGQTTLPIQPESALFAIRIAVGPLPTICLIFGLVLTYFYPITREMHAEILLKLQERQKQRETNPE; via the coding sequence ATGAACGACTCTGCTGCTGATGGTTATGCCCAAAAGCCTAAGAATAGTCAAAAATTAGATTTGAAAACCAAGCTGGCTTACGGTGCTGGTGATTTAGGCCCAGCAATTACCGCCAATATTTCTATATTCTTTCTATTAATTTTCTTTACCAACGTTGCTGGTATTCCGGCTGGTTTGGCGGGTAGTGTTTTAATGATTGGGAAAATCTGGGACGCTGTTAACGATCCTTTCGTGGGGGTATTGACGGATAAAACAAAGTCTCGGCGGTGGGGTCGTCGTTTGCCTTGGATGCTTTATGGGGCAATTCCTTTTGGAATTTTCTTTTTCTTACAGTGGATTGTACCGCGATTTAGTAGCGACCAGGGTAGTAATGTTTGGGCTTTGTTTTGGTATTACGTAGTGATTGGGTTGATTTCCCAGGTGTTTTATACAGTTGTAAACCTGCCTTATACAGCCCTGACTCCAGAACTTACCCAAGATTATGACGAACGCACTAGCCTGAATAGTTTTCGCTTTGCCTTTTCTATTGGTGGCAGCATTTTATCTTTAATTTTATCTAAAGTTGTTTTGTCGTTGATTAGCGATCGCCAGCAACAGTATATAGTTTTAGCAGCAATTTGCACCGTCATCTCGGTTATATCATTATATTGGTGCGTCTTTGGCGTGCGCGAGCGGGTATTGGCATTTGAAGCAAAACGTATTCAAGTTGAGGAATCTGACTCTATCCCTTTCTTTGAACAATTAAAAATTGTTTTCAGCAATCGCCCCTTTCTATTTGTAATTGGCATATATTTGTTTTCTTGGTTAGGAGTACAAATAACAGCCAGCATTATTCCCTACTTTGTCATCAATTGTATGTCTCTGCCTGAATCAGATGTACCCACAACGATGATTGCAGTACAAGGGACTGCTTTATTGATGTTATTTGTCTGGACGGCTTTAAGTAAAAAAATTGGTAAGAAACTCGTTTATTTCTTGGGAATGAGTTCATGGATAATTGCAGCTGCTGGACTCTTTTTCTTACAACCTGGTCAAATAGGTTTGATGTATGTCATGGCTATCATGGCGGGTGTGGGTGTATCCACAGCTTACTTAGTCCCCTGGTCAATGATTCCCGATGTGATTGAATTAGACGAACTGCAAACTGGACAACGCCGAGAAGGTATTTTTTACGGCTTTATGGTTTTATTGCAGAAATTTGGTTTGGCTTTCGGCTTATTTCTGGTAGGTAATGCCTTGCAAGCATCTGGTTTCAAAGAAGCTGTCGCTGGACAAACTACTCTACCAATACAACCAGAATCGGCTCTTTTCGCTATCCGCATTGCCGTTGGGCCTTTACCCACCATCTGTTTAATTTTTGGCTTAGTCTTAACCTATTTCTACCCCATTACCCGTGAAATGCACGCGGAAATTCTGCTAAAACTCCAAGAACGTCAAAAGCAGAGAGAAACAAATCCAGAGTGA
- a CDS encoding serine/threonine protein kinase → MVYRFSGVHCINPDCQRPYPQPWGNKFCNSCGTVLQLLDRYVPLQTLGAGGFAQIYTVWDEKTQTEKVLKVLIEDSPKALELFTQEAEVLVRLRHPGVPKVEADGHFQVNLSNPKPRQLPCLVMEKINGPTLEEMLNKYPQGCPENLVLNWLTQAIKILQELHKHQIIHRDIKPSNLMLRTPSPSVPTPPGGTGWEQLVLIDFGGAKQFNTGRQRQESSSTRLFSSGYSPPEQVTGGHIGPSVDFYALGRTMIELLTGKYPPELEDPQTGVLQWRNRVTIRPELADLLDEMVQEDVRSRPTSAAIIQKRLAKINQPASGQNSFQQFLTQVANQLTLLNQSTEQVFSNLGQTLGKILRWIAKTIVQIITACFATIWAMLLTGLGASVGTIAGFILAYRTNLGDRLVEFIAGQLPELITNPESGFGAEIIVFAAAGLGTAWGLTASGCFAQRRRFLVASFMGIISYAFGWLLWQIITSTADSGEGLVGATAISVFLLALSMGFRSHHIVYAMIGSFGTAIFVAILIVLGFPTTVLQFSSRHLWSELSLPIIFFSSVGILMSFWLGISYYLIVPGLRFLGWR, encoded by the coding sequence TTGGTATACCGTTTTTCTGGGGTTCACTGCATAAATCCTGACTGTCAACGTCCCTACCCCCAGCCCTGGGGTAACAAATTTTGTAACAGCTGTGGCACAGTGCTACAGCTGTTAGATCGTTATGTGCCACTACAGACTTTGGGTGCGGGGGGTTTTGCACAAATTTATACAGTCTGGGATGAGAAGACCCAAACGGAAAAAGTTCTAAAGGTATTGATAGAAGATTCTCCCAAGGCGCTGGAATTATTTACTCAAGAGGCAGAAGTTTTAGTTCGGTTACGCCATCCTGGTGTCCCTAAAGTTGAGGCTGATGGTCATTTTCAAGTTAATTTATCCAATCCCAAGCCGCGCCAACTACCTTGTCTGGTGATGGAAAAAATTAACGGGCCGACTTTGGAGGAAATGTTAAATAAGTATCCCCAAGGATGTCCAGAAAATTTGGTATTAAACTGGTTAACCCAAGCAATAAAAATCTTACAAGAATTACATAAGCATCAAATTATACATCGTGATATCAAGCCTTCCAATTTGATGTTACGCACTCCTTCCCCTAGTGTACCTACACCCCCAGGGGGAACAGGCTGGGAACAATTAGTTTTAATTGATTTCGGTGGGGCAAAACAATTTAATACTGGAAGACAGCGCCAAGAATCAAGTTCTACAAGGTTATTTTCTTCTGGTTACAGTCCACCAGAACAAGTTACCGGTGGGCATATCGGGCCGAGTGTTGATTTTTATGCTCTCGGTCGAACGATGATTGAATTACTCACAGGTAAGTATCCCCCAGAGTTAGAAGATCCTCAGACAGGGGTTTTGCAATGGCGTAATAGAGTTACTATCAGACCTGAGTTGGCAGATTTACTAGATGAGATGGTGCAAGAGGATGTGCGATCGCGTCCCACTAGTGCGGCTATAATTCAAAAACGGTTAGCAAAAATTAACCAGCCAGCTTCAGGACAGAACAGTTTCCAGCAGTTCTTAACACAGGTTGCTAATCAACTAACACTATTAAATCAATCTACTGAGCAAGTTTTCAGCAACTTGGGACAAACCTTAGGTAAAATCTTGCGGTGGATTGCAAAGACAATAGTGCAGATCATTACAGCTTGTTTTGCCACTATTTGGGCAATGCTGCTAACTGGTCTTGGTGCGAGTGTAGGCACGATCGCTGGATTTATTTTGGCATATCGCACAAACTTAGGCGATCGCTTAGTCGAATTTATCGCCGGTCAATTACCCGAATTAATAACTAACCCTGAATCAGGATTCGGTGCAGAAATTATCGTATTTGCCGCCGCAGGTTTAGGTACAGCCTGGGGACTGACAGCATCCGGGTGTTTTGCCCAACGACGGCGCTTTTTAGTTGCCTCATTCATGGGAATAATCAGCTACGCCTTTGGCTGGTTATTGTGGCAAATCATTACATCGACCGCAGATAGCGGTGAAGGTTTGGTAGGAGCAACCGCCATATCTGTATTTTTATTAGCTCTAAGTATGGGTTTCCGTAGCCATCACATAGTTTATGCCATGATTGGCTCATTTGGAACAGCGATATTTGTGGCAATTTTGATAGTTTTAGGTTTTCCCACCACTGTTTTACAATTTTCTAGTCGTCACCTCTGGTCAGAATTATCCTTGCCTATCATCTTTTTTAGCTCTGTCGGCATTTTGATGAGCTTTTGGTTAGGCATAAGCTACTACCTAATTGTGCCAGGATTGCGGTTTTTGGGTTGGCGGTAG
- a CDS encoding phycocyanobilin:ferredoxin oxidoreductase: MSLTSIPSLREQQHPLIRQLADCIEEVWHQHLDLSPYHLPAELGYVEGRLEGEKLTIENRCYQTPQFRKMHLELAKVGNMLDILHCVMFPRPEYDLPMFGCDLVGGRGQISAAIADLSPVHLDRTLPESYNSALTSLNTLNFSQPRELPEWGNIFSDFCIFVRPSSPEEEAMFLGRVREFLQVHCQGAIAASPVSAEQKQQILAGQHNYCSKQQQNDKTRRVLEKAFGVDWAENYMTTVLFDLPE, from the coding sequence ATGTCACTTACTTCCATTCCCTCGCTACGTGAGCAACAACATCCCCTCATTCGCCAACTAGCTGACTGTATTGAAGAAGTTTGGCATCAGCACCTGGATTTGTCGCCTTACCATTTGCCTGCTGAGTTGGGGTATGTGGAAGGGAGACTAGAGGGTGAGAAACTGACGATTGAAAACCGTTGCTATCAAACACCCCAGTTTCGGAAGATGCACTTGGAATTAGCCAAGGTAGGAAATATGCTAGACATCCTGCACTGTGTGATGTTTCCGCGTCCAGAGTATGACCTACCGATGTTTGGCTGTGACTTGGTTGGGGGTAGAGGTCAAATTAGTGCAGCGATCGCCGACCTTTCTCCTGTACACTTAGACCGCACCCTACCCGAATCCTATAATTCGGCGCTGACAAGTCTCAATACACTAAATTTCTCTCAACCAAGAGAATTGCCAGAATGGGGAAATATCTTCTCCGATTTTTGCATTTTTGTGCGTCCGAGTTCACCAGAAGAAGAGGCGATGTTTTTGGGACGGGTGCGGGAGTTTTTGCAAGTTCATTGTCAAGGTGCGATCGCTGCTAGTCCCGTTTCAGCAGAACAAAAACAGCAAATTTTAGCTGGACAACACAATTACTGTAGCAAACAGCAACAAAACGATAAAACTCGCCGGGTGCTAGAAAAAGCTTTTGGTGTGGATTGGGCAGAAAATTACATGACCACAGTGTTATTTGATCTCCCAGAATAA